A genome region from Magnolia sinica isolate HGM2019 chromosome 8, MsV1, whole genome shotgun sequence includes the following:
- the LOC131253775 gene encoding probable LRR receptor-like serine/threonine-protein kinase At3g47570 — MELTPMSIRAIWSFILHAIISSSMYVPWLLGSAANFSNDTDHLALVHFKRMITDDPLHSLSSWNHTLHFCHWQGVTCGHRHPQRVTALNLVGQNLVGPISPYIANLTFLRIIDFADNSFHGAVPEQIGRLFRLRYLGLANSTFTGEIPANLTHCSELQVLDLYGNQLSGRIPTDLGSLSKLTRLYLGRNSLTGSIPPSLGNLSSLTLLYLSMNNLEGSIPSELSQLVSLEGLAIYSNNLSGRIPPSLYNLSSIIGLDVGYNRLNGNLPSNLGIALPYLQNLYVSQNQFTGPIPVSLPNASGLVLLSFGGNSFSGSVPMNLGSLKSLTKVSFGDNRLGTGKSHDLSFFVSLTNCTSLQILDMSVNRLSGALPDSIANLSTQMTRLVLDDNRIFGSIPSGIQNLFSLTMLGMERNFLTGAIPIGVGKLNKMEELFFSVNELSGNIPSSLQNMSRLYILYLYQNSLTGNVPSSLGNCTYMQFLHLFDNNLSGSLPKQLFSFPSLIEIFLGNNSFSGDLPLEAGYLKALQNLNVSNNKLSGEIPSTLGNCLSLEYLGLEGNFFQGSIPSTFSTLRGLRSLDLSGNNLSGKIPKYLENLSALQYLNLSFNDFEGELPKQGVFRNASEVWVLGNSKLCGGIEELKLPACSSQASKKLGMSLASKVKFSIIGVALCLISLSCFVTTLYWVRKSRKKPSVPPSVEDPFMIISYADLFKATDGFSSANLIGSGSFGSVYKGTQYQDGIVFAVKVLNLQQQGAQRSFMAECEALRNIRHRNLIKILTCCSSIDYKGNEFKALVFKYMNNGSLDRWLPKDGFDQERGDLTFIQRLNIALDVASALDYLHNHCQTPIVHRDLKPSNILLDDDMIAHVGDFGLARFLSEVAQTISHGVKGSIGYVAPEYAMGSKASTQGDVYSYGILLLEMITGKGPTDDMFKDNLSLHHFAKLALPERVMEIVDPYLFEEAEVTQGSGNHINAKNRTCDCLTSMVRIGVLCSLESPRERMEMKSVVMKMHAIKDLYLRSEFTEKEVRSPLWGEGCQISKMRNFLISMLCDM; from the exons ATGGAGCTCACGCCAATGAGCATaagggcaatttggtcatttATCCTCCATGCCATCATTTCCTCTTCCATGTACGTTCCATGGTTGTTGGGATCTGCTGCTAACTTCTCCAACGACACAGATCATCTTGCTTTGGTACACTTCAAACGTATGATAACTGACGATCCCCTCCATTCCTTGAGCTCCTGGAACCATACTCTTCACTTCTGCCACTGGCAAGGAGTGACTTGCGGTCACCGACATCCTCAAAGGGTCACGGCCTTGAACCTCGTTGGCCaaaatttggtgggccccatatctcctTACATAGCAAACCTCACCTTCCTCAGGATCATCGATTTCGCAGACAACAGCTTCCACGGTGCGGTTCCCGAACAGATTGGCCGTTTGTTCCGCTTGCGGTATCTCGGTCTGGCCAATAGCACATTCACCGGAGAAATTCCAGCAAATCTGACCCACTGTTCGGAACTCCAAGTCCTTGATCTTTACGGGAATCAGCTGTCAGGGAGGATTCCAACTGATCTTGGCTCTCTGTCAAAGCTCACCAGATTGTACCTTGGTCGCAACAGTCTTACAGGAAGCATCCCAccttcacttggaaacctttcgtCTCTCACACTCCTTTATCTTTCAATGAACAATCTCGAGGGCAGCATCCCAAGTGAGCTCAGCCAGCTGGTAAGCTTAGAGGGGCTTGCAATTTATTCTAATAATCTGTCAGGTAGGATTCCTCCCTCCCTATACAATCTTTCATCCATTATCGGTTTGGACGTGGGAtataacagattgaatggaaatctTCCATCCAACTTGGGCATTGCTCTCCCTTATCTCCAAAATCTTTACGTCTCACAAAACCAATTCACAGGTCCTATACCGGTTTCATTACCCAATGCTTCGGGACTCGTACTTCTTTCATTTGGGGGCAATAGTTTTAGTGGATCCGTGCCTATGAATCTTGGAAGCCTCAAGAGTCTCACTAAGGTATCTTTCGGCGACAATCGACTTGGAACTGGGAAATCTCATGACTTGAGTTTTTTCGTTTCATTGACCAATTGTACTAGCTTACAAATACTAGACATGAGCGTTAACCGTCTCAGCGGTGCGTTGCCTGACTCCATAGCTAATCTTTCGACCCAAATGACACGGCTAGTACTTGATGATAACCGGATATTCGGAAGCATTCCATCTGGGATTCAAAACCTTTTCAGCTTAACAATGTTGGGTATGGAACGTAACTTTTTAACGGGTGCCATTCCCATTGGTGTTGGGAAGCTTAACAAAATGGAGGAACTTTTCTTCAGTGTAAATGAATTATCTGGAAATATTCCATCTTCCTTGCAAAACATGTCCCGGTTGTATATACTTTATTTATACCAAAACAGTCTAACAGGGAACGTACCTTCAAGTCTTGGAAATTGTACATACATGCAGTTCTTGCACCTCTTTGATAATAATCTTAGTGGTAGCTTACCCAAACAACTTTTCAGCTTTCCCTCTTTAATTGAAATCTTTCTTGGAAACAACTCGTTTAGCGGTGATCTGCCATTGGAAGCCGGATACCTGAAAGCTCTCCAGAATTTGaatgtttctaataacaaattGTCAGGCGAAATTCCAAGCACACTAGGTAACTGTCTAAGCCTAGAGTATCTTGGGTTGGAGGGGAACTTCTTTCAAGGGTCAATTCCTTCTACATTTAGTACTCTAAGAGGCCTTCGATCCCTGGATCTTTCAGGCAACAACTTGTCTGGAAAGATTCCGAAATACCTGGAGAACCTTTCTGCTTTGCAATAcctaaatctatctttcaatgatTTCGAGGGTGAATTACCAAAACAAGGGGTCTTTAGAAATGCCAGTGAAGTTTGGGTACTCGGAAATAGTAAGCTTTGTGGGGGTATTGAAGAATTGAAATTGCCAGCGTGCTCTAGCCAAGCTTCCAAGAAATTGGGGATGTCTCTTGCTTCAAAAGTAAAATTCTCAATAATTGGTGTTGCCCTGTGTCTTATTTCATTATCATGTTTCGTTACGACTCTGTATTGGGTAAGAAAGTCGAGAAAGAAACCTTCTGTTCCGCCGTCTGTGGAGGATCCTTTcatgatcatatcatatgcagaCCTCTTTAAAGCGACAGATGGCTTCTCTTCTGCAAATTTGATTGGCAGTGGAAGCTTTGGTTCTGTATATAAAGGAACACAATATCAAGATGGAATAGTTTTCGCAGTGAAAGTCCTCAACCTTCAACAGCAAGGAGCTCAGAGGAGCTTCATGGCCGAATGTGAAGCTTTGagaaacattaggcatcggaatctCATTAAAATCTTAACCTGTTGCTCAAGCATTGATTATAAAGGCAACGAGTTCAAGGCTTTAGTTTTTAAGTACATGAACAATGGAAGTTTAGACAGGTGGTTACCCAAAGATGGGTTTGACCAGGAGAGGGGGGATTTAACCTTTATTCAAAGGTTAAATATCGCACTTGATGTGGCTTCTGCACTGGATTATCTACATAACCATTGCCAAACACCAATCGTACATCGCGATTTAAAACCGAGCAACATTCTtctggatgatgacatgattgccCATGTGGGTGACTTCGGGTTAGCGAGGTTTTTATCTGAGGTTGCTCAAACCATATCGCATGGGGTGAAGGGATCTATTGGGTACGTCGCTCCAG AGTATGCGATGGGCAGTAAAGCTTCCACACAAGGAGATGTTTACAGCTATGGAATCCTTCTTTTGGAGATGATAACTGGAAAGGggccaactgatgacatgtttaaagacaatctaagccttcatcattttgcCAAGTTGGCATTGCCTGAACGAGTAATGGAGATTGTAGATCCATATCTCTTTGAAGAAGCGGAAGTTACTCAAGGTAGTGGAAATCATATCAATGCAAAGAATAGAACGTGTGATTGCTTGACTTCGATGGTCAGAATTGGTGTGTTGTGTTCTTTGGAATCTCCGAGAGAACGAATGGAGATGAAAAGTGTTGTCATGAAAATGCATGCAATCAAGGACTTATATCTGAGGTCAGAATTCACAGAGAAAGAAGTTAGATCACCACTATGGGGTGAAG GCTGCCAGATCAGTAAAATGAGGAATTTTCTCATCTCTATGTTATGTGATATGTAA